The window TTTGAATCCGcacggacctccgcggagtccgttccgcgtacgttccgcccgagtatgttcaggcCTTAACACACCCATAAAAAACATGCCctaaaaaatgataataattaagtaaaattaaaggtccactgtgtaggattcaggggcaTCTATTAgaagaaatggtatataatattcataactatgtgttttcattaccttagaataagctgTTACTATCTAGAGCGGGCCCTTTTTGATGGAGtatgccatgttgttctacagtagcctggaacagacaaatcaaGGACTATTCTTGTTTTGGTGTCGGTCACAGTAGTTCTCCTAAACACGTAGCAAacaagtttcagttctgcaacctctctgctagatgccactaaatcctacacagctAACACAATACCAAGACAGGCAGGAGATTATTAATGCCTGACTTATTCTTCCTTACAGCAAATGTTAATTGTATGAAACACGTGTTGTTGTGAGTACTGGTCTGTAAATTAATTTGGTTCCTAAATGTTTTATGGTGCTACATCTCACACTGATGCGACTCTTGTCACAACCGTAGGTAACCTTCTCCTCGGTGGAAGTCCCTACTTGAGTGTCCAGCAAGGCAAGCTGATTCTGACCATCCCAGCAGGCATTCAGCTCACCAGTTTACCCCTGAAACCAGTCCCTGAGGCTCCACCCATTTCTGCTAATGGTGTGAGCTCtgttctcacctcctccacTCCTCCTGCAGCTTTAACCACCTCCGGCCTGACCCCCAGTGGCCTCACATCATCTCCCCTTAACTTCATCAACACGTCTCCACCATATGGTGCTCCAGAGACTGGGACACCTGCCCAGCCCTCCCCTCATGCGCTGGACCATTCAGTCACCCCAACGCCAAATACTCTGACTCCAGAAAGTATGCTCACCCTCAGTCCCATGTACAGTGGGGCGACACCCAGCACCCAGTTGTCCCAGCCAGCCTGGAGCCCTGTGCCCCTCTCCACTTCAGCTAGTCTAACTCTGTTCGATGTCCGCAGCAAGGGGGACCTACCTGTAGACCCGGCTTTGTTAGGCCTACCTGGAGGAGAGTCGCTGCTTCTGGGAAGCCCCTCGTCAGAGCAGGATGTGGAAGCCAGCTCGGCACTGGGGAATCCAGAGGAGATGGATGGGGACTCCAAGATTCTTACTCAGCTCCAGTCTGTCCCTGTGGATGATGATCTGGGCTTGTAGTCTGTTTACCCTGTGGGTCGGCAACCCAGTGTCTCTGGATAAAAACATACAGCAGATTGCAGACTCTGCTGTCTGAGAGATTTTACTCCACAATGTCAGTCCTCTAAGagccaaatgtttgtttttacaatatATTCAGCACAGAGAGGCAAAGTCTGTCCCCTTCCGGTGGACCACCACGGGACCTTGTTTCGGAAAAAAACAACGTATGGCAGTCAGTGGAGGGAGACAAATAATTTTTTGATCCCATTTGcattgtgccatgaattacacatATGATGTCTGTagatttaaaagataattttgctAGTAACAAAAGTCATAGTTTGTCGTATGTAACTTGGATGACTACACAAGTCGTTTTGGAAGCGTTATACCTCTTTCCCTTGCTGAAGCTAGTACTGGGGTGTACGAAGTGCGCAATGTGTCCTGCTCGTTCTTTAGCTTCCCAGCTGATAGAAAGACCAGTATAGTCTCATGCTGGTGAAGactctcagtcatccaggtcatggtaatgtTAAGTACTacattgtaggcaactggacttgcttgagtttcagTTCATCAGTTGTTCAGagctgaagaagcctcttggatgagaggtgaaacgtcctcaagaaactcaagcgagtccagttgcctacgatatagcacttatgatgaCCAGTATAGTCACTGGGTGAAAAAGCCCAGGTAAAATAACATTACATTTGTGCTGGGTACAAAGCTAGATTACAGAGTTAGTAAAGTTGCAGGTGTAGGTGACATAAATTGTGCGTGGCGAGAAATGCAGTTCTCCGAGCAGTTTCACACAAAATTAAATAGTGCTACAATAAACTGCAATGTTCTTGACTCgaaaaattactttttaaattgataaacgtgtaattcatggcacaattcaaatgGGACTATAGAATAATTTCTCTTTGCTGTTGactactgtacatattttttttccaaaagaaTGTCCCATGGGAACACTAAGAGGAGAGGGACCTCCGCTCTCTGAGAAAAGCCGAAAACCATCATGGTCTTAGCTGGCACTTTTGAGACAAATCCTCTCCAGTTATGTTTCACATGGACGGGCAGGATTGTTTTTACTAAAAATCCGTACGTGCCTTATCTGTTTTATCAGATCCAGACAGAAGAAATAACTGGGCTTCATCTGCTTGGCCCACTCACAGGTCCTGGTGGTAAAAAAAGAGACTATATTACGCAAGGCGTTTTGGCTTTGCCCATTCTCCTTTGCAGTTTTGTGGACTACAGACCAAGTTTGGAAAAGATGTCTGGGGTTTTTGCTGGCAGTAGAAGTACTTCATTATGGACCCACCGCAGTAACTTTACACCAAACTATCTGGCAAAGGCATAAATCTAGAAATAACTGAGTGTTGACTGCCTGTCCAGAGCTCAGAGATTCAAGACGTGTTCCGCAGACACTCCAGGAATATAGTGAGGAGCGTATTCTTCACAAACAGGACTTGAGTTTTATGTGAAACTATTATTACATCATAGCTTCAAGGGCTATAAAGCAGTATTTTATTACAATGAGTTACTGAAGGCTGGGCTGAAACATGCTGCCAAACTACATTTTTATCAGTCAACTGTTTGAAATGACTCTCTGCAGTTTTCAAAAGCTGCCCTCCATTAGTTAAGCTACAACACAGGAAAGAAAAGGGTCTTTACTCTATGCAATgcatgtttagttttttttataggACACTATGTGGCACAATGGCTGAGTTGAACAGTCAGTACACTTGGGAGATGAGGAAAAGCTTTTTCAAATACATGAAGCATGCATGACACTAAAGCGTTTTGCTGTGATCCCACGTAGTGATGCATCCAAAACCGGTTGATACGTTGATAAGTGCCTTATTTTAAAGCTTATTGGTTTAatgtttttgagttttaaaacagtttttcaaGTGCTACACACCTGACCAAATGTTGGTATTCACTCTATGGACATTTTTTGAATACCCACATTTCTGTGTCTGATctccattgaaaaaaaatgtgttttggttgCATTGTCATCGCTCAATCTCCtctatttgtatattttgcacCTTTTATTCACATGATGTTTACGCTGCGTTGCCGTGTTGTTGTGACAGTGGTTAGACTCACATCCTTTCATAATCGGAACATTAAAAATCCCCACTTGACTTTACAGGACACTGATTTCCTGATTAAATCTGCCTTAAATTGACGAAACAGGTCTCTTTGTTTGAAACCTAAAATTGCTAATCATCATCATATGAGCTTTCCACTGTCATAACACAGGTGGCGGTCAAACCTTTGGCCAATTATGGTacacaaaaatacacttaaTTGTCGCATCTAGTTACAGTAATGgcctttgtgttgttgttgtttttattagtttgtttattgtttgtcttttttgtacatttaatcTATTTAAAGCATGTATCAATCAGTAAGAAAATGAGTCcttgtggaaaaacacagataggaaATGATATTCATTTTCACTCGGAAGGTCACGTCGTTGGGCAAACTGAGGTTGTGAAATCTTAGACTACAGGTATTAAATCAATAGTGATGGCAGGTAGGTAACTTTCAAACACAGTAGGTTATTCCTCGTTAATAAATGTTGAGGTCATTCGTTCTCAGCGGCCTCTGTGTAGAATATTAAATGGCTTGGACAAATCAATTTTAGTCTTTTAGTAGTTAGGGGTAAAGGGAAATGTGTCCTGTGTGTAAAATATGgtagtctgtgtttgtttatatgaGCCATTTCTTACCAAAGTATGTAGACGTTGAAGCCTCTGTGGGCTTATGCACATTTGTACCCGTCTGTTCGTCGCCTCGGATACGTTGTCACTCTCTCCTACCTGACACACGACTCCAGATTTAACCAAAGATAATGTGTTCTGATCGACTTTTTGATAGTTCTGAAAGGGATCGTTTGTCATTCAAGGTTCTTGTTATCTCATTTTTGTATTCAAATGCATTctattttttatattacatATTATTGTAATAAACTACATTTACGAAAAAAAGGTTTGGCTTTTATTATGAGTGTTGGGAACTGAGTTGCTGTCAACGCTAAAACTTGTTGACTGAGGATTTTGCTTCTAATTTGGCAAGAAAATTTTATTCAAATGTGTTTTCGCTCTGCACAGCGAAACCATCATCCTCTCCCTCGCTGCGGATGACTGCAGGTCCAATAGTGAATCCAAAGTGTGTGCGGGGTGTGCATGGATGTGTTTGTACAAGAGAAGGAGGGATGTATGGTGTGTTGTGATAACCCTGATGGTGTCAGGTTACTTGTGATTTGATTCTGCCAGGACATGATGAGTAATGATAAACACACATGCTCCACAGACGCTCCAGCACAAACTTAAAAGAGAAGTCTTCAGGAGATATCTCCACACAGACTTTGATTCAACTCACATCTCAGGACTTTTTTGGGGCCACCATTCTGTTTCCATAGCAATGATCTTCACCGCAGAGCAGGTGGCCTGTGTGTGCGAGGTCCTTCTGCAGAGCAGTTGCATGGATCGTCTCGCCGGCTTCCTCCGtagtcttcctcctccttccctctcctcctctcctcaccctgGGGAGCTGGAGAGCGTGCTGAAGGCCAAAGCAGCACTGGCCTTTCACCAGGGCCGCTTCGCTGACCTCTACACCCTGCTGGAGGGCTTCCCCTTCTCCCACCGCAGCCACcctctcctgcagcagctctggcTCAGAGCCCACTACATGGAGGCGGAGAGGCAGAGGGGCCGACCCCTGGGAGCTGTGGGCAAGTATCGTGTGAGGAGGAAGTTTCCTCTACCACACACCATCTGGGACGGAGAGGAGACCAGTTACTGTTTCAAGGTATCTTATCGTACTCCAATTGTGCTCCTGAACTGTTCTTTAGCTTTCTGGTATGTGCTAGCTACATTGTGAGAGACTATTGAGAATTTTAATCAGCTGTAAAATTATTGAAGGACATGATCTTACACCTCACATTTACTATTTGTATGTATGTCCTGTTCTTACTGTAAGTACAATATTGTGGTTCTTGTGTTATACttaatttatgtttatatgtacaTATCATACTAgcatactgtattttatttctattacaCCACATTTCAGGGGGAAATCCTGTTCTCTTTAGTCCACTATTTTTATCTGACATCTATAATCAGGCTTTAATtaattactttgcagattcagagtacattaaaaaacatataaTCATGATACTGATAAAAGGAGCCATTTtgaatagttttatttttggtaGTTACAGTATTTTTTGCTGGTGATATTTGAATAAAATTCTGATTGCAGGACTTTTACCCGTAGTGCAGTATTTTCACACTTTAGTGGTACCATTTTTACATTAGTTTAGCCTCTGAACCTCAAATGTTCAACGTGAAACATGTTTGATTGATGGATTTTGACCACtgtattacatttaaaaagaattCACTAAAACAATTCATcatgaataaatgattaattgCAACACAGCTCACATTTGCTAACATCTAAACTTCAGATTTAGTGAACTGGGCTTATTGAAGTATGTTTTGAAAGAGATAGCTCaattctttttctgtttttgtgttttaaagggaaagttcaccCAGAAAATCAAACTTACATATGttctctcttacctgtagtgctatttatcagtctagattgttttggtgtcagttgtcgagtgttggagatatcaccTGTagggatgtctgccttctcttgaatataatggaactagatggcactcggcttgcggtgctcaaaatgccaaaaaagtacatttaacaaactcaacatcaatgtctctatccagaaatcatgacctagttacttaagataatccaatgaccttgttgtgagtagtttAATGCAGgacctattttctttctaccgaactacacccaccaaccatatcactgtgcagaagaaggcgtgcatctactcatggcgAGAGGATCGagcttgtgacagtgtgaggtGTACACATTAATGGCATTCCCCTGGCTGagttgtaatgttagctagctcaggtGAACTAGCACTATCAAACTATTTTaacattattgtcattattttagTGTTTATTTTGGCAGTTTTgatcatcttgagtaaccaggtcatgatttttggaaagaggcattgctgttgagtttgtcaaatacattttttggcactttgagcaccgcAAGTTGAGTTCCACTATATGTGAGAGGCTAATCTCTCCAAAAtgcacaccaaaactatctcaactgataaatagcacaacatgtaagaggtaaaatatgtgtttttcatgtatggttgaagtatccctttaacacGTTCAggtttcactttatttattcaactCACCAACAGGAAAAATCACGGAGTATACTGCGTGAGTGGTACCGCCATAAACCTTATCCCTCCACCCGGGAGAAGCAGGAGCTGGCAGCGT is drawn from Epinephelus fuscoguttatus linkage group LG5, E.fuscoguttatus.final_Chr_v1 and contains these coding sequences:
- the six9 gene encoding SIX homeobox 9; translation: MINTHAPQTLQHKLKREVFRRYLHTDFDSTHISGLFWGHHSVSIAMIFTAEQVACVCEVLLQSSCMDRLAGFLRSLPPPSLSSSPHPGELESVLKAKAALAFHQGRFADLYTLLEGFPFSHRSHPLLQQLWLRAHYMEAERQRGRPLGAVGKYRVRRKFPLPHTIWDGEETSYCFKEKSRSILREWYRHKPYPSTREKQELAASTGLTTTQVSNWFKNRRQRDRNMDVNGFQTSHSGGPSGDVYPSSDDFSPPASPRPLHHCPPPPPPPLSHPPPPLHHMCEGLN